The following is a genomic window from Candidatus Stygibacter australis.
AGTGGGGGATAAAATTAACATATAGCTTTGCCAAACCGGAAGATAATCTGGAACGAATTGTTTCCAAAAACCGGAAATTCTGTGAAAAAGGAATAATGATCATCTATGGTTATCAATTCATCAAATATAATAAGCGCAGTTCAGATTACCAGCTAATTGATAAGAACAAAATGAGCTGCATTTCAGAAGGTAACTGCTATTTGTATTATTTGCCGGAAGTGGTTGATATCAGGGAAACAGACTTCAAAACAATACCCGAATTAGACAATCCTGAACTGGGGGCAGAATTTATTAATTCAATTCGAAAGTACTATGAATTGAATATGGGAATGATCACCAAATATCGTGAAAATTATGTATTACCGGGTTATAATAATGAGGACGGCGCTTATCTAGGTAAAAACATCATTGACAAAAAATCGACCAAATATAATAAACCTATTGTATTAGGTAATAATGTTCAGATTCAGATGAATACTCTGATCGGTCCTAATGTAATTCTGGGAAATAATGTCATAATAGATCATTCAACCCAGATTACTGATAGTATTATTTATGACCGGTCATATATTGGCAGTGAATTGGAGATTATAAATAAAATTGTATATCGAAAGAGGATAATTGATCCTATAAGTGAGGAAGTGATGCAGATAGTAGATAGTTTTCTGGTTTCAGATATTCAAAATAATCTGATCGAGAATTCTATTTTGCGATTACTTTATGGCTTTTTTACTTCTATATTAATAATTCTCACTACT
Proteins encoded in this region:
- a CDS encoding NDP-sugar synthase; the protein is MKCLIYSPPSHSKWVQDFFPGINPYFLKYLNKPLLEFYIDFCVMLGVNEVRVINHETASELEEYFGDGTQWGIKLTYSFAKPEDNLERIVSKNRKFCEKGIMIIYGYQFIKYNKRSSDYQLIDKNKMSCISEGNCYLYYLPEVVDIRETDFKTIPELDNPELGAEFINSIRKYYELNMGMITKYRENYVLPGYNNEDGAYLGKNIIDKKSTKYNKPIVLGNNVQIQMNTLIGPNVILGNNVIIDHSTQITDSIIYDRSYIGSELEIINKIVYRKRIIDPISEEVMQIVDSFLVSDIQNNLIENSILRLLYGFFTSILIILTTLPYALLSFLCVIFGMKSTSKKYFLDKHGKAEALPVFNLPGYNIFKRFFFRFSLDLYPLYFKVLSGKLSLVGDQLIAQEANGIKLLMELPAYFPGIYNYPGSMLHNSCHENFINDELEYIHTRSFLFDMRVIIEFWISRLFSEWRSIALYLGEDCEFDK